The region GCGACAGCGACGAGCTAGCGGAATCGTTATCACGAGATAGTTTTCGGGGTTTTGTCGACTCTCGTAAAGGGGATGACCGCTCTAAAATGACTGGTCAATGCTGGTTCACATAGACATTTGTACATCGCTTTTGGGTcgcttggtgttggtggtgttgttggatgatgaAAATTCGGAGGAATACGCCTGCAGTGCTAAGAAGAGGGCTGAAAGCCAATTGGGAAGAAAGCTGGACGCAAACGAAGCTTCCTGAATGTGACAATTGGACCATGACTGACCTATGTTGCTCCCTCCGGGCGCCAGACTGTCGGTCGCTTTccgcttctttttgttgGCTGCCTTGCGTTcgcgctcctcctcatcggctTCCTTCTGTCTCCgctcctcttccctcccccgctcGACAGCCAGCTCATCGAGCCTGGTGCGGCGGCTCTGGGCGAGTAGTCTCATGCCCTTGTCGCAATTCAGGCCGCGCTTGTCAATGACGTCGCTCAGCTTCTGCAGTCGGGAGACGAGGCCATCAAGGCTCTTGGAATCGGGTatggcggtgttggaggtCGAGGGATCAACCATGTCCTCAAAGGTCAGGTTCCGGAAGACTTCGAAGCGGAGTTCCAGCAGGTCCGTTTCGACATTGTCGATGGGTGGCAGACTGGCCGAGGGCAATGCGGCactgggggtggtgttgcgacttcgctgctgctgctgttgtgacTGGGAGCGGATTGCCCCCGCGCCCGCCTTCTTCCCCGGACCCTTCTGGCTCGATGGAGCCATCTTTGAGCAGGGCACTATGGAAGCACTGTGCAGTGTCTTGCCTGGCAAGGTATCTACACGCCGTACCTCGTGTCGCGTATCACCGATCGCGTGCTGAAAGGTCTCGCGGAATCTGTTGCATTCAGATCAGACACGCGCCGAGATGCGCGACGGGCTGGTGATGTTTGGTGAACTTTCCGAAGCTGTGAGACTTTGACGTTGCTGGAGGCTCAATGAGCTGCACGTCACATCCAATGATCGCGGGCGCCAAACGAGGCGCATTGCATCCCTGTCTGTCTCAACTCGTCCCGCCATCTGATGTGAGAGTCCGTGCGCTGATGATGACTCAGCAAGCTTATAGGATCATATTTTGAGCCCTCTTCACGCTCATTCCATACACTACGACGGAGTACACTTCGTTACTATTCAGGTTCCAGATCTATTGTTACGTGGATTCATGTGTCACGCAAACAACTCCGTCAGCTTCATGTACAGCTTGTCAGTGAGCCCAACAATATACAGCCTAGGTACACACTTGAAAGAGGGGAAACCACGGTAGGATAGCCTTGCCGGCCGGCTTCAACAAGATTTCTCATGGGAAGCACATCCCCAGATGCAGAAAAGCTTCATTCATGAGCACTGCTCCTTTAATCGCCATTGAGCCCTTCCCGTGGCCGCAAGCATTTTCCCGATTGGTGTGCTGGAGTAACCCCACCAGCttgccaaggaggagacCCTGCAtctccccatcacctcgCACGTTCTACAACAGCTTCAACACATGCTGCATTTTCATGGTACCATGGGTATCAATATGATATGCCTCAAAACACGGGGCCAACGATGCCAAGTGACTCTTTTGCCATAGAACCCCGCCTGTCTGCATGGCAACCAACACTGACGATCCCATATGGAGCAGCAAACTGGGCACCATGTCAAAAGCTGGCACATGAGTGGCTCTGTTGCCAGCGGCTCAAGAGTTGCAGTCTCGAtgatctcatcatcatcctgcCTCAACTCTCAGGGTGTACCTTCGAGGTCCCCTACTATAGCAGACTGACAAATGAACACCCTCGTGTCAGAGCGATTGGTAACGGCTACACCATCCGCAATGCGTTGTGGGGGATCACAAGCCTTTCACTCTCACCCATGAACAACGGAGAAGGAAAGGTTGCACAGTTTtataccccctcccctccccccagttGCTCACTTGCTTCTTCCCCGGGTTCTTCTGTTTTTCTCAGCAGTACCTAGCATATCTTTGTGTTCAACCATTAtttctccatcatccatAATGAGAGAATACCATGGCTTCTCTTGGTGGTAACATTTTGCCCCTCGTTGGCTTCAACCTTCATGCATTCTTTACCGGCATCACCGGCGGCCTACTTTTCTTCGCCGGTCTTATCAAGCTTTCCCACAAGAGGGCTTCACAGAAGTCGGATCAGAAGCGtcaggatgatgatgagccgGGCCTCGTCAGCGCGCTCCTCCTTTTCTGTTATGGCTGCTTCTTCAAGCCGCATTCTGGTAGTGGCAAAGCCAACCAGCAAGGCGCTCTCGAGTCCTTCTACGCAGGCCAGGCTTCAGCGGTACGGCTCCCCAAGATGATAGGCTTTCAAATGTACCTAGTATGTCCCACTGACCAATATGCTTCCACAGTACGATGTGACCAGAAAGCTACTCCTCAGAGGCCGTGAGGACATGCTGGCCCTTGCGGCTGCTCAGCTCCTTCACAAGGCCAAAAGTGAAAGCCGAAAGGCGGGAAGCAGACGTATCTGGGTCGATGTACGAGAGACTCTGTCCTCTCCGCCGCTTGAAACCATCTAACGTCCTCCcaggttggcggtggcacAGGCTGGAATATCGAGGCCATGTCGCAGTTTGTCAACGTCCCTGAATTCTTCAGCACTGTCTATCTTGTCGACCTCTCACCGTCGCTCTGCGCAGTAGCAGAGAAGAGATTCTCGCGCCTCGGTTGGGACAACGTCAAAATCATATGCCAAGACGCTCGCAAATTCCGGCTGGAAGACTATGAAAATGGTCTCTCCGGTCCAGGATCGCCAGGGTCCTCAACTCCCAAGAGCTACTTTGATCAGAAGCGTCCCGAGAATGGCGGTGCTGACTTGATCACCATGTCTTACAGCTTGTCCATGATTGTGGGTGTCCAAGTCAACCTCGGAAAGCATCACAGGGGATACTGACatgaacaacaacagcctgaCTATTACTCCGTCATTGACTCATTGACATCCCTTCTTTCTCCGGATGGACTTCTCGGGGTTGTCGACTTTTACGTTCAGTCCAAAGCTGACTTTACTTACCGCAACTGGACGGGTGGTATGATCGGCCGTCACGTCAACTACCTCTCACGAACTTTTTGGAGGGCCTGGTTCGATCTCGACCGTGTTGCTCTCGAGCCCGCCCGCCGAGACTACCTCGAGTACAAATTCGGCACCGTTCTCACGGCCAACTTGCGCAATACCGCTCTCGGGTCCATCCCCTATTACGTCTGGCTAGGCTGTCACAAGAAgcccttctcctcatccagcCTCCCCGAGGAGATCATCCAGCGAATCGACGCCCTAGCCACCGAGTCCCCCTACCTGCTCCCATCCGACTCTCACAGCAGCAAAAAGCAGCAAAACGTCATCACCGCCAAACTCACCCGCGCGATAGAGCGGACAGCCCCCGAAATCCGCTCCAAAGCCTTCGACGCCGCCATCCAAaacctctccgccaacctccccttgccctccttcttttacCAAAACCACCACTGGCGCATCTACTACGACGACCAGCTCCCAAAACACACCCAGTTCAACAACGAGTACATCTACGCCTTCACCTGGGAAGACTCCCGCGTCGACCGCGAGATCCTCAAGCTCGGCCGCGACGACGTCGTGctcgccatcaccagcgCGGGCGACAACATCCTCTCGTACGCGTTGCAGTCCCCGGCCCGCATCCACGCCATCGACCTGAACCCCAGCCAGAACCACCTCCTCGAGCTAAAAGCAGCCTCCTTCACCGCTTTGTCTCATGCCGACTTCTGGAAGATTTTCGGCGAGGGCAAACACGAAAATTTCCGCGCGCTTCTTATCACAAGATTGtccccccacctctccaGCCGGGCGTTCCAGTACTGGCTCGACAACTCTTTtatcttcaccaaccccacgTCCAGGGGGTTATACGACACCGGCGGCTCCCGCCACGCCATCCGCGCATTTAGATACACCTCCCGTCTCTTTCGCTGCCGTTCAgccgtcacctccctcctaaACAGCAAAACCCTCATCGAACAACGCGAGATCTGGCACAGCAAAATCCGGCCTGCACTGCTCAGTCCCCTGGTGagcaacctcctcgtcagcACGGAAGCCTTCCTCTGGAAAGCCCTCGGCGTGCCAAAGAACCAGCTCGCCATGATCGAGGCCGATCACGGCAGCAGCCGCGCCGTGAAGGTTGGCCTGGCCAAGAGCACGAGGGCGCACGCGATATGGCATTACATGGTCAACACGCTTGACCCTGTAGTTGAAAAGACGCACATTGCGGTTGATAACCCTTACTACCTCGTCTGCATGACGGGGGGGTTCACAAAGAAGTGTCATCCTGATTATCTATCCCACGCTGCGCACAAGAAACTTTCCCAGCCTGGGGCGTTTGAGGGGTTAAGGATACACACTGATGAGATTGACGAGGTGATTGCGAGAATGGCGCCTGGGACGGTGACAGTAGCGGTGCTGATGGATAGCATGGATTGGTTCGACCCGGACACAGACGCGGCGGGGAGGCAGATTGAAAAGGTTAACAGGGCCTTGAAGACGGGTGGGAGGGTCCTGGTGAGGAGCTCAGCTTTGAGGCCGTGGTATATCAAGGAGTTTGAAaagagggggtttgtgggcgagagggtggggaataggggggtgggagagtgTATCGATCGGGTGAATATGTATGCCAGCTGCTGGGTTTGTACCAAGGTGGATAacctgccgccgccgacgccGGGGGGGAGCGAGGGGGAGCAGAGAActggcggagaggaggtggatgttTGGAGCTTGTGACGCATGGTTTGAGGGTTTCTTGGAGATAAGGGACAGCAAAATTGAGCGTGGCAGAGACAGCGATTGAATGAAATGatttcttgttttgtttgctttTAAAGCCTGAACTCCCTAATCATAAAAAACAGAATTGAATGATCACAACTAAACCAACAGCATTGAACATGACGACACACGCGCTTCAGAGTAGATCTGATAACTCCCAGACCCCTGTCTATCCGTCCCCCACGAAATGGCTCGTGCGCCTAGCGCCCGGAAACAATGTTTCCCGTGGGGCGCTGTGGCTGTGCACGTCGCTACAGCACCTGCAGCGGCGACGCTAGCTTCCGAGGTCCCACGCCGCATAAGCCACTACTTTGACAGTACCGTAGGGCTGATCAATCAGATCGTGATCCTCGATCTTTGACGGCAAGGTCATTCAAGGTGGGGCTATCAAACTAGAGCAAGAAACGAAACAtggaaacaaaaaaagcTTACCTGGATTCTAGTTTTCTGCCCTGTGTCAGCCTGATGCGCAAGGTTCCCGGGTTGCTCCGTTCATATGCACGATATGGTGAGGCGAGCAATTCATGATGGCTGATGTCAATGCTGGCGGGGTTGGCTGGCTCACTTGAGTGTATCGGTGTTTTGGCCAAACTATGGCTTCTGAAAACAATGATGCAACCATGGACACAGTCATCTAAACACTTCGGACCTAGAGAGCGGTCCAATCCGGCTTCACCATTGGTGGAACGGGTCTGTTGGCCTGGCGTGGAAAGCAGCTCCATGCGGACACTAGGTTGGAGATCGGGCCTCTTGATCCTCATCAAAGCCCCTACCACTCGGTATGATCGATGTGATCTGCAGAGCTCGACGAATTCCATGTCACTGCTCCCTGGGAGTACGTTGCCAACATCCACCAGTGGCTTGGCTcgagagtgatgatgatggcatgCCCTTCCACCCTCCATCTCACTGTTCAGAAAGCCTAACGGATGTCACGGGAAGCTTCGGGCATCACCATACACTCGCGGTGAGCAAACATCTCATCGCTGTCAAGGGGGCTGGTGTACTGAAGGTGTGGTGGGTGAGTTGTCGTCAAGGGTACCACGTTCGATATCGAGATCTGCTTCTCGATATTTCTCCTCCAGATAGCAGCTTTCCGGCCAATCGGAGGTTATTCTCTCGCGTCTATGGCGCTTAAAAAGCCACTTATTTCCGATTTTGTCGATTTTGTCTATGTTTCTTGTTGGTagatgtggtgatgtggcAGAGGGTCGCGGTAGTCGGCTCCCGAGTAGGCGAGTGGCTGAGCCTCGTTATAGGAGCAAGGGTTGGGACAAGGCCACCTCCCCATTGGTGGGCTGACAGGAAGGTAGTACCAACAAGCCAATGATAGCAACACATCAGTTCCAAGCCAACGGGTTGCCGTCCGGAAGCCCTGAGAACCGTTTGTGGCTCTGAGTAACTTGCTGCGCTTCGAACCGGGCCTTGTAGGGCAGTTGTGCAGGGCTGGCAACCATTCCTCCATCCATGATGCACCACTGCCGGATCCATCGCGGATGCTTCCATCTCTTCGAGGCTGCCTCAATTGTCTGCTTTGTATTAATAACTTCGCGATGGGGCCGTCTGTCGAAAATGGCCACACAGGTCATATCCGTCGGTATCCTGTACCCTATTATAACTTCGACGCCGCTTGACTGATACGTCACAACCCCCAAATATGTCGAACGCATCGTCACCTGTGACGACGTCCCCTCAACCGGATGTCCAGAAAGCATCGAGAGTCTGTCTCAACtgcaagaggaagaagaaaaagtgTGACAAAGCGTTGCCGTCGTGCAGTCGTTGTGTCGAGTAAGTTTTCGGCCCCCACTTCCCGAATATCAACGTTGCTGACAGGGGCCTCTTTCTGAACCGGGCAGATCATATCAATTCTGCCAGCATGAGGACGACATTGTTGCTGGAAATCCTGTGACGGCTGGGTATCTGTATGGAGGAGTGTCTTCGCCGCTTGGGAATCCGGTCCAGCTTCATCGACAATCACCATTAGCCTGGGGTGGGAATCTGCGTCCTTCTTTGGTTGCCAGCATTCGGTCGGCAGATAATATCAACTTGTACGCCCTCCAATGTGTTATCGACATTCTCGATAGTCGCCAGGGTGTTGAACAGACGGTTTTGGCCTTTTTCGAGGGCCCCAACGCCAGCTGGTTCAGCATTATCGATCGTTCAAATTTCGAGAGGTTACGGGAGGATTTCTGGACCAGCCCATCAGCGGAAACATGTGTTTTGATACTTTGCATGTCGCTGATCTCCCGTCCAACGATTTCGAGCCCGGGCCCGACACCGATGGGCGATACCGTTTATCTGTCGGCCAAAACGCTCTTGAGTTTGGTCCAGAGCCAAAGTAGCCGCCCCATGTCCACCTCCTTTTTGCAGGCCGAACTCCTAGTCGCCATGTACGAGTACACTCAGGCTCTACCACAGCAAGCATATCTGTCTGTTGGGCGATGTTTCCAGATGAGCCGCGCTCTCGGTTGGCAGGATAAGTCGTACTGGGGCCCAAACAACATGGCAACTATACCAAAGATCCTCAAGCTCCATTCGATCCTGTGGTGGGCAATGGTGTATATCGACAACCATCTTCATGCTGCATATCAGGAGTCCAAGTTCCCCTTGCATGCTCCCACCCTCGGGCTCGAATTCGAGATACCCCAGCCAGAAACTTTCGGCCAATTTGCGCCGACGCCATCGCAGCTTCAAATCCAGAGTGTTGGTGCAGCATATTGTGACGGCAACTCTCACCATATCGACGGCATGGTTTTCCCCGAGGCAACATCTGCGTTCAATCTGAACACCGCTCTTAGCCCGCTGATGTTGTCGGAACGCCACGAGGAACTCTCGGATGCTGTCTGGCAGCACACTCTCGACGTCTTCCAGACTCCGTGGAGTACTGGCGACCGGAGCGGGGCGATGAGCACCAACTTGATGTAAGTATTCGGGTTTCCTTTCACCGAGCGTCATCTGGCCAAACCTGACTGACTTTTAGAGCCATGCTGAAACTCAACCAATCTGGCCTTCTTGCTGGATCGGCGGGGACCGATCCGCGCTTTACCGGCCCTGCTGAGAATATCAGGAAGGCTATCGCGTACCTCCATAATGAGGCGGCGAACTTGCCGAGTTTCCAAGAGCGATTGGCACGGGGGAGGGTGGCTCCTTTCTGGGCTTTTGCGGCGTACTATGCATCGCTTTTGCTCATTTCTCATGGTGAAACGGAGCTCGAAATGGCGGCGGACTGGCTTCAGAAGGTTATCGATTTGAAGAACATGCTGCACATTTGCGCTGGAAGGTGGAAGATTGCTGGTAAGCCTATCCGAGTGTAGATGGCGTGGACTTGTCACTGATATGTTTGCTCCAGAACGTTATGTTTATTTGCTCGACCAGCAGCTTGGTGTCCGGCTGGGCACCTATGTCGGatgattttcttttcgcATTTTTGGCGTCGTGGGCTAGGAACAAGATACCCGTTTTTTTGGAGATTTGGTGTGGTTTTCGGATTGTGTGCAACGGGGAGAGCTGACAGAGTTCTTTGGTCATGTTGTGGACGGCTTGCATGAAGCACTCCTCTTTCTATCTCGTGAGATCGAACGCAGGCGTCTGGGTTGGCAGTTTTCGGTACTTTTCTTTCGCTCATTTGTTGACAAGTCATTTTCGTTTCTTTTCGTCTTTGGCATTCGGGCGGGTTGGAAAGCTGCCAAGTAGGATACTGCCGACtggtttttgttgttgaaagGGTTGGGTTTCTGCTTTGCATGGTACTTTCCTTGTGTTTGGGGATGTGAATTAGAGTTTCCTAGCTTCTTATCAGCGGCGTCTTCAAATTGTCTCGATCAGCCACAGCATTTAGACCTGTCTAGGTGAATAAGGAAAGACCGATCATGTGAGGTGCTACTTCCCCTCGCTTTTTGAAATTGGTGAGATGGTTTGTTGCGATGAAATATCGCCTCATCGTGGATGATACGTCCGACATTGTGCCCAGATTTGGGGACGGAGATTCCTTCATGGCATGACAACGGCGGGAAACAAAGCTCTGTCAGGAGAGTCGAGTTTCTTCATGAACAATCCGACTCATGACGGACAGTAGAAACTTTGGCAGAGATCGAGAGAAAAAGGAAGCATGCAGAGCAAAAAATGAAGGGATCACAGAATGAAGCAGGGAAAATGATAAGCAAAATGAAGATGAATAGTTACCGGAGCAAGGAAACAAACATATTATACAAAAAGAGCTTCAGCATACCATGTTCAACAACGTAACCCCACGCCACCAACAAACCATCCTCATACTCCAGGGTCCCAACAAACGCTCCTATTCTAGCCTTTGCTGCCTTGAAGGGGTTCCACTGACTTCGGACCTGCGTGGCATACTGGCCGGGAGGAAAACCAAGCGGCCGCTCCCGCAGATGGCCATTGGTGGTTTGAACAGGTTGAAAGGTGAAGAGCAACCGACGAGTGAGGCTGATGAGGTTGCTAGCGCCtgttaaaaggaaaagggacTACAATGCCCGGCGGGTTGAGC is a window of Podospora pseudopauciseta strain CBS 411.78 chromosome 1, whole genome shotgun sequence DNA encoding:
- a CDS encoding hypothetical protein (COG:I; EggNog:ENOG503NWCM), with translation MASLGGNILPLVGFNLHAFFTGITGGLLFFAGLIKLSHKRASQKSDQKRQDDDEPGLVSALLLFCYGCFFKPHSGSGKANQQGALESFYAGQASAYDVTRKLLLRGREDMLALAAAQLLHKAKSESRKAGSRRIWVDVGGGTGWNIEAMSQFVNVPEFFSTVYLVDLSPSLCAVAEKRFSRLGWDNVKIICQDARKFRLEDYENGLSGPGSPGSSTPKSYFDQKRPENGGADLITMSYSLSMIPDYYSVIDSLTSLLSPDGLLGVVDFYVQSKADFTYRNWTGGMIGRHVNYLSRTFWRAWFDLDRVALEPARRDYLEYKFGTVLTANLRNTALGSIPYYVWLGCHKKPFSSSSLPEEIIQRIDALATESPYLLPSDSHSSKKQQNVITAKLTRAIERTAPEIRSKAFDAAIQNLSANLPLPSFFYQNHHWRIYYDDQLPKHTQFNNEYIYAFTWEDSRVDREILKLGRDDVVLAITSAGDNILSYALQSPARIHAIDLNPSQNHLLELKAASFTALSHADFWKIFGEGKHENFRALLITRLSPHLSSRAFQYWLDNSFIFTNPTSRGLYDTGGSRHAIRAFRYTSRLFRCRSAVTSLLNSKTLIEQREIWHSKIRPALLSPLVSNLLVSTEAFLWKALGVPKNQLAMIEADHGSSRAVKVGLAKSTRAHAIWHYMVNTLDPVVEKTHIAVDNPYYLVCMTGGFTKKCHPDYLSHAAHKKLSQPGAFEGLRIHTDEIDEVIARMAPGTVTVAVLMDSMDWFDPDTDAAGRQIEKVNRALKTGGRVLVRSSALRPWYIKEFEKRGFVGERVGNRGVGECIDRVNMYASCWVCTKVDNLPPPTPGGSEGEQRTGGEEVDVWSL
- a CDS encoding hypothetical protein (EggNog:ENOG503PF61; COG:B), giving the protein MSNASSPVTTSPQPDVQKASRVCLNCKRKKKKCDKALPSCSRCVESYQFCQHEDDIVAGNPVTAGYLYGGVSSPLGNPVQLHRQSPLAWGGNLRPSLVASIRSADNINLYALQCVIDILDSRQGVEQTVLAFFEGPNASWFSIIDRSNFERLREDFWTSPSAETCVLILCMSLISRPTISSPGPTPMGDTVYLSAKTLLSLVQSQSSRPMSTSFLQAELLVAMYEYTQALPQQAYLSVGRCFQMSRALGWQDKSYWGPNNMATIPKILKLHSILWWAMVYIDNHLHAAYQESKFPLHAPTLGLEFEIPQPETFGQFAPTPSQLQIQSVGAAYCDGNSHHIDGMVFPEATSAFNLNTALSPLMLSERHEELSDAVWQHTLDVFQTPWSTGDRSGAMSTNLIAMLKLNQSGLLAGSAGTDPRFTGPAENIRKAIAYLHNEAANLPSFQERLARGRVAPFWAFAAYYASLLLISHGETELEMAADWLQKVIDLKNMLHICAGRWKIAERYVYLLDQQLGVRLGTYVG